In Anthocerotibacter panamensis C109, the sequence TCCGGTCCAACATCGGAGCATCGGCTATCTTCCGCCCATAGTCTGTGCTGCGATTGAAGGCAGCCTCGACCAAACCCTTGAAGAGCGGGTGCGGGGCATTGGGGCGGGAATGGAATTCGGGGTGGAATTGGCTGGCAATGAAGTAGGGATGGCTGGGTAGTTCGATGATTTCGACCAAGCGTTCGTCTAGCGAGATCCCACAGATGCGATAGCCCGAGTCCAAAAATTGGCGGCGGTAGGCGTTGTTGAACTCGTAGCGGTGGCGGTGGCGCTCTAGGACCACCGATTCCTGGTAGAGACTGTGGGCTAGAGATTTGGGTTGCAGGCGACAAGGCCACAGGCCCAAACGCATGGTACCTCCCAACGAAGAGACATCTTCCTGCTCTGGTAACAGCGAAATCACAGGATGGGGAGATTGGGCGTCAAATTCGGTACTGTTGGCTGCGGGGAGTTGGACGACGTTTTGTGCCCACTCAATGACCGCACACTGCATTCCCAAACACAGCCCTAAAAAAGGCAGGTTATGCTCGCGAGCGAAGCGGATAGCCTGGATCTTCCCGTCAATGCCCCGCGCCCCAAAGCCCCCCGGAACGATCAGCGCCGAGAGGTCCTTTAGGTAGTAGGGTGCCCCGTGCTTCTCCACATCCTCCGCGTGAATCCAGACCACATCCACCTGGATATCTTGGGCAATCCCCGCATGGCGCAGAGATTCCACGACCGAGATATAGGCGTCGGAGAGTTGGACATATTTACCGACAATGCCTACGCTCACCCGATGGCGCGGTTGACTCATCCGCGAAACGAGGCGCTCCCAATCGGTGAGGTCAGGTTCCCGAACCGGCAGGCCCAAGAGTTCCACGACCCGCTGCGCTAAACCCTCGTGCTCTAGATGCAGGGGAACTTCGTAAATGCTCCGCGCATCCTGACAGGAAATGACCGAGGTAACCGGCACGTCACAGAAGTTGGAAATTTTTTCTTTTAGTCCGTTGGGTAGCGGGCGGTCGGAGCGGCAGACTAAGATCTCAGGCTGAATCCCAATGGAGCGCAGTTCGTTGACAGAGTGTTGGGTCGGCTTGGACTTCATCTCGTGCGCCGACTGGATATGAGGTATTAAGGTGACATGGATATAAAGCGCGTTATTGCGTCCCACGTCGTTGCGAAACTGACGGATCGCTTCTAAGAAAGGCAGGGATTCAATGTCGCCCACAGTCCCGCCCACCTCGACCAAAACTACATCAGGATGGGTATTACGGGCGACACGGTGGATGCGTTCTTTGATCTCATTGGTGATGTGGGGGATGACCTGGACGGTGCAGCCATTGTAGTCGCCCCGGCGTTCTTTGTTGATCACCGCTTGGTAGATCGAGCCGGTGGTGACGTTGTTGAGCTTGGACATGGAGGTGTCCGTAAAGCGCTCGTAGTGTCCCAGATCTAGGTCCGTCTCTGCCCCATCGTCAGTGACAAAGACCTCGCCATGCTGGAAGGGGCTCATGGTGCCGGGGTCTACATTGATGTAGGGGTCAAGCTTGATAATCGAGACGGAGAAATCCCGAGACTTCAATAACCGCCCCAAGCTCGCTGCTACAATTCCCTTACCAATGGAGGAGACGACCCCTCCGGTTACAAAAATAAATTTCGTCATGACTCACTCGGGCCTGAGTTATCTGTGTATGGTAGCCCAAATCTGGTGATTTAGTCATGCCAATCTGCCATGGACACTAGATACGGGGAAAGGTGTCTGATGTGGGCGCTAGTGAGGCTTTGGACTGCCATGCAACCTGAAGCGCACCCACGGGTCAAACCGGACTTCTAGCAACGCTGCAACGAGCTGAGTGGGCTAGGCTCTGAGCTAAATCGAGTGGTTTGAGAGAAGTTGACTAGGTTCTAAGCTTGGTACGGGAGGTTCGTCGAGGGTTAGGGAGGATTCGTCTCACTGTGCAGCGGGGTCTTGGGGGATGGGGGCTCTTTTCTCGATAGAATGTGCTCCATTCCCTAGAGTGAGGAAAAGATATGGCGATATTTGACATGCGTGGACAGCAGGTTACCTATCAGTGGAATATTAGCGGGGATGCTTATTTTGGAACGGTAGAGAATAAAGTAGCGGTGGTCCAAGACCTAGATCGCTTGCGGGCTGACCGGCGGCGGGAGCGGGCGCAGGTCATGGCTGCGCAGAACGGGGAAGCGGTGGAGCAGGTAGGAGAGCGATTATTCGCTCAAGGGCTACGGTGGTTCGAGCAGGAGCACGTGAATGTGCTGGCGGAACAGGCTTGGGCGAATGGGATAGAAGATTGGGAACAGGTGAGGCGGCTGGCGGGTAATTTGGTTGTGTTTTTCCAGCTTCGTTCTCAGTGGTCAGCGTGGGAAGCGAGTCATCTCTTGGCATTAGAGGCAACGCAGCAAGCCGGGGACCGACAGGGCGAGGGGATTACGCTCAAAAATTTAGGACATCTCCACAAGGCGCGGGGAGCGAAAGAAAGAGCCGTTTCTTTTTGGCGGGAGGCTTTGACGAAGTTGCATCCTGATTCGCCAGAGTATCGAAAGGTGGAGGGGTTATTGGGAGGGGAGGAGTAGGGGTGGGCTCTTGGGGCGGGGGGCGTTTCACAAACCAGTTAGGCTTGCTATATATCGTGTAGGCATTTAGAGCGATGGTATTACAAATTTTGCTGAATCGGTACCAACTGTACGGCGCAGGCTTTCAGTTCTGGCTCTAGAGAGTCTGGGTCGGCTTCGGCGTGGGTGAGGGCGTTGGCTTCCGCTTGATTGGCCCAGAGTGCGCCCCAATGCATTGGGATAAAGGCCACGCCCGGAGCTATCGCTTTTGTAATGAGGACCTCGAAGCGGGCCATGCCGCGCCGGGAGCGGACCTCGACCCAATCTTGTTGCTGTAGCCCCAAGGTTTGGGCATCGCGGGGATGGATCTCTAGGAAGGGCTTGGGGTGCATTTTGCGGATCTTCTCGATGCGTCCAGTGCGCGTTTGGGTGTGCCAGTGACCGTAGAGCCGCCCGGTGGTCAAAATATAAGGGTAGGCCGCATCTGGGGGCTCCGCCAAACCTCGGGCGTGGAGGGCAGCAAAGCGGGCGCGTCCATCGGGGGTATGGAACCGGAGGTCCGTGTAGAGACGAGCAGACGCCCTCGGCTCCACGGGTTGATCCCCGGCAGGATAGGGCCATTGCAGCGCCCCTTTCTCGGCTAGCCGTTCGTGGCTCAAGCCCGTCATGTCACAGGGACGCCCTGCGGTGAGTTGCACAAATTCAGCGAAGACCTCCGCAGAAGAGGTGAAACGAAACTGCTCCCTAAAGCCCAACCGCCGACCTACTTCAGCAAAGATAGCCCAGTCGTCCCGCGCTTCTCCCGGCGGGGGCTGAAACGATGAACAGAGCGTGATCCGGCGCTCGGAATTGGTCATCACGCCTGTTTTCTCGCTCCATTGGGTGGCAGGGAGCAGGAGGTGGGCGTAGTCCGTGGTTTCAATCGGGATGTAGCAGTCTTGATAGACCGTAAAAGGTGATTGCAACAGCGCTCGTTTGGTCCGCTCTAGATCCGGGAGGCTCACCGCCGGATTGGTCGCGGCAATCCATAAAAATCCTACTTCCCGCGCTTCTAGCCCTAAGATCATCTCCCAAACGCTGCGTCCCGGATACGGCGAAATCCGCCCCGCCGGAAGCCCCCAAAAAGTTTCTACCGCCGCGCGGTGGGTCGGTTCCTTGACCGAGCGATAACCAGGTAAAAGGTGTGCCAAGCCGCCCGCCTCGCGCCCCCCCATCGCATTGGGCTGTCCGGTCAGTGAAAAGGGTCCCGCGCCAGGTCGGCCCACCTGTCCGGTCAACAGGTGCAGATTGATGATTGCCCGACACTTGAGCGTGCCCTCCGTGGACTGATTGACCCCCATCGACCACAGGGAGAGGACCCGCTGACTCGCCCCCCAAAGGCGGGCACAGGTCTCCAAAGCGTCTACAGCAATTCCACAGCGCTCCGCCACCACCTCGGGCGAATAGTGTTGGACGACTCCGGCAAAAGCGGCAAAGCCCGTCGTATGCGCCCGAATAAAAGCTTCATCGACTTGATCCCAACGCAGGAGCAGATGGGCGATCCCGTGGAGCAGATCCACGTCGGTTCCGGGCTGAATCGCCAGATGCAGGTCTGCTACTTGCGCTGTGGGGGTGGCGCGGGGATCGACCACGATGAGCTTTAGCGCTGGATTTTGGCGACGGTGCTTGTGCAGACGGTTGAAGACGATGGGGTGACACTCAGCCGTATTGGTGCCAATGAGAAAAGCACAGTCGGTCAGCTCTAAGTCTTCATAAGAACAAGGCGGACCATCCGCCCCAAAACTCTGAATATAACCCGCCACTGCTGAGGACATGCAGAGGCGGGAATTGGCGTCGAAATTATTGGTACCCAGACAGCCCTTCATCAGCTTTTGGGCCACATAGTAGTCCTCGGTGGCGAACTGCCCAGAACCATACAGACAGAGGGCATCCACGCCCTGATTCGCCCGCACGGTTTGGATACGCTCAACCATTCGCCCCAGGGCTTCCTCCCAATCCACTTGGCGGAAGGGTTGGTCTAGGCGGTCCCGGAACATCGGGTAAAGGAGGCGGTCCCGGTCGAGCGATTCGAGGATTGTCGCCCCTTTCACACAGACCTGTCCTAGGCTGGAGGGGTGATCCCGGTCGCCACGGACTTTCCAGGAGCCGTGGCTGGCGATGACCTCCAAGCCACAGCCTACACCGCAGTAGGGGCAGAGGGTTTTTGTCATCAAGCCCTCCTCAATCAGCCAGGACCGGGTCACCAAAGCGTTCGTAGAGAAAGGTCATGACGCGATTGCGCAAGGTGTAGTAATGCGGATCTTCTAAGACCTCAGCACGGGAGCGCGGGCGCGCGAAGGGGACTTCCAGGACTTCGCCTATCGTCGCCTCCGGGCCATTGGTCATCATTACGATCCGGTCCGCTAACAGGATTGCCTCATCAATGTCATGGGTGATCATCAGGACGGTGGTGCGATTGGCTTCCCAGATCTTGAGCAGTTCGTCCTGCATCTCCTCACGCGTCAGGACATCGAGCGCTCCAAAGGGTTCATCGAGCAGGAGTACTTTGGGGCGGATGGCAAGGGCACGGGCGATGGCAACGCGCTGTTTCATCCCGCCAGAGAGCTGTTTGGGGCGTTTGTCAGCATTGGCGCTGAGGCCGACGAGGGCGATATGTTCCTCGGTGACCTGCCGTTGCTCGGCAGGGCTGAGGTCGGTGCGGGTAGCTTTGACGGCGAGGTGAATATTGTCGTGGACAGAGAGCCAGGGCAAGAGCGCATAGTTCTGGAAGACCACCATGCGGTCAGGACCGGGCTCGACAATCTCCCGTCCCTCTAGGATAACGCCCCCGGTGGTGGCTCGACTGAGCCCCGCCACCATGTTGAGGACCGTTGTTTTCCCACAACCGGAATGGCCCAACAGGGTGATAAACTCCCCGCGCTGCACTTTGAGGACCACATCCTTGACGGCCACAAACGGACCCTGAGGCGTGGGGAAGGTCTTGGTGATATAGCTCAGTTCCAGGAAGGTCTGGCTCATGAGGGCTCCTAAAGGGTGACGAGTTGACCGGTGGGAAGCTTGACTTCAGTGATGGTCACCTCCCGCTTGAGCGCAAAACCATTGAGGTAGGCAAGGGGGTCGGTCGGATCGAGCGTCCGACCATCGGGCAGGGTGAGCGCGTGGTAGCCCACAACAGGGGCAGGGAGTCCTAGTTCTTCCAGCGCACGGCTATAGACGTCGTGCTGCCAAATGCGCTCCAAGAAAGCTTTCCAGTTGCGCGGGAAGGGGATAAGCCCCCAGCGGGCCATCTGGGTGAGCATCCATAGGGCTTCACTCGGATCGCAGGCATTGGCTGTAAATAGATTGAAGTCGGGCAGTTGGATGGTTTCGCCCAGGCCGTAATCATAGACGCCGGATAGCCCCAGGGCGCTGTAGCTAGGGTCAGCGTTGACGTAGGATTTTTGGGAGACCAGATGGATCACCTCGGCGCGGTTCTCGGGCTGCTCGCAGAACTGGCAGGCTTCGATCAGGGCTTTAACGAGGGCGCAGTGGGTCTTGGGGTGGGCTTCGGCCCAGGAGGCTTTCATCCCGAGGACTTTTTCGGGATGGGCCGGCCAGAGGTCGAGGCTGGTGGCGAGGACAAAGCCTAACCCTTCATGGACTGCTCGCGCATTCCAGGGCTCGCCCACGCAATAGCCGTCGATGCCTCCCCCATCCAGATTTGCAACCATCTGTGGCGGCGGGATGACCACCAGTTCGACATCCCGGTCAGGATCGATATTGGCCCCGGCGAGCCAATGGCGCAGCAAAAGGTTGTGCATTGAGACCGGGTGGACGATCCCCAAGCGATGGACCGTGGTTGCCCGGTTGTCCAAATATTGCTTAAAGTCCTCGCGGGTGCGGATGCCCTGCTCACAAAAAGTCCGCCGGAAGGTGATGGCGTTGCCGTTGCGGCTGAGGACCATCGAGGCGATCACGGGTACCGGAGCACTCTGGGAAAAACCCAGACTCTTGCCCAGAGGCATCCCGGCGACCATTTGGGCTGCGTCCAAGCGGTCCTCAACCACGCCTGCCAAAAGCGTCTTCCAACTGGCCTCGCGCGCGAGTGTGACCGTCAGGCCGTGCTTGGCAAAAAAGCCTTTCTCTTGGGCAATCACCAGCGGAGCACAGTCAGAGAGGGGAATAAAGCCCAGGGCCAGATTTGTTTTCTCCAGGCTGCTCGAGGCGATGGCAGGGGCTACCGGGATGCGATTCTTCTCTTGCTTGGCCTGGTTGAGGAAGTAGAGTAGTTCACTGCGCTGACGATAGTAGTTGGGGTTGTTGATGACTTCGACGCGGCGGCGGGGGTGGGGCAATTCCACCGTCATGACCTCCGCAATCCGGGCACTCGGACCGTTGCTCATCATCACAATCCGGTCTGCCAGCAGGAGGGCCTCTTCGACATCATGGGTGATCATGATGACTGTGATGCGGTGCGCCTCCCAAATCCGGGCTAGTTGTTCCTGGAGGCGGCCTCGGGTGAGGGCGTCTAGGGCTCCAAAGGGCTCGTCGAGCAAGAGCACCTTGGGCCGGGTGACTAGGGCACGGGCGATCCCGACCCGTTGCTTCATGCCCCCGGAGATCTGACCGGGTTTCTTGTGGGCGGCAGCCGTCAGGTTGACTAACGCCAGGTGTTCCTCTACCAGATCAGACTGCTCTTTGGGCGTGAGGGTGCGATGGACTGCTTTGACGGCCAGTTCGATGTTTTGGCGGACAGAGAGCCAGGGCAGCAGCGAATGGTTCTGGAAGGCGACCATCCGCTCAGGTCCAGGTCCGGTCACCGTTTCACCATCTACGACAATGCGCCCCGACGTGGGCTGGTCGAGCCCCGCCACAAGGTTGAGCAGTGTGGATTTGCCGCAACCAGAGTGGCCGATGATGGCGATAAATTCGCCCTCCGTCACCTGAAGATTCACGCCCCGGAGGGCTTCGTAGTCCTTACCGCCTGAAGTTTCAAAGCGTTTGCCGACCTGTTGTAGTTCTAAGTAGGCCATCGTGGATGCTCCTGGTTGTGGGCTGACTATTCCGAGGCGACCAGGAGTTTCCCCAAGTAATAGACCATCCGGTCTAGGGCAAACCCGACTAACCCGACGTAGAGCACCGCTAAAATGATGTCGCTCATGCGCGAACTGTTATAGCTGTCCCAGATGAAAAAGCCAATGCCTACCCCTCCTGTGAGCATCTCAGCCGCGACAATCGCGAGCCAAGCCAAGCCAACGGCAATCCTCAGCCCGGTGAAAATATAGGAAGCTGCTGCCGGGAGCAGGATATTAAAGAAGTAGGTCGTCTTGGAGAGCTTGAGCACACTGGCGACGTTCTTATAGTCTTGGGGCGTTTCGCGGACCCCGACGGCAGTGTTGATGATAATCGGCCAGACCGCCGTCACAAAGATGACGAAGATCGCTCCGGGTTCGGCTTGATTCAAGGCGGCAAGGGCAATCGGCAACCAGGCCAACGGCGGCACCGTCCTGAGGACCTGAATAATCGGGTCGAAGGCGAGGCGAAAGGGCTTAAGCGAGCCGATGAGAATTCCCAGCGAGACTCCCACTACCGCTGCCAGGATATAGCCTATTGCCACGCGTTTCAGGCTCTCCAACAGTTGCCAGCCCAACCCTTTGTCGTTGGCCCCATTGTCGAAAAAAGGATCAGTGATCAAAGGCAAGGTATCTTGAATGACCTGGAGTGGACCGGGAATCTGCCCGGTTTTGCCCATGGCGCTCAGGAGTTGCCAACCACCGACCAGGACGAGCAGGGCAAGCACCGGATAGAGCACAACCCCCACGCGTTCCAGTTGCTCTTTGAGGGCCATGGATACAGGCGCAGCCTGACTAGGTGTAGCGGGTGCTTCAGGTGCGACAGACACAGCGGGTGGTTCCTTCGAGGTAGTCGTCATAGAGGCTCCTTACTGGTTCAAGCTAACTTTTTGATCTTCACGCTCTTGAGGTAGGCTTCCGGGTTGGCTGGGTCGAACTTGATTCCGTCGAAAAACTTCTCGACGCCCCGCGAGGTGCTCTTGGGAATCATCGCCTGCTGACCGATGGTCTTGGCCGCATCTTTCCAAAGGTCTTCGCGGTTGACCGCCTCGACGAGCTTTTTGATGTCCGTCTTCTGCGGTATGACGCCCCAACGGATGTCCTCAGTGAGAAACCACAGGTCGTGACTCTTGTAGGGATAGGAGGCGGCTCCCTGCCAGAACTTCATCACATGGGGGCTATTGCGCTCAATAGGCCGCCCGTCACCAAAGTCAAAGATCCCCTTATAGCGGGCGATGATGTCCCCGACCGGAGCGTTGATCCATTGGCGCTTGGAGACGATTTCGGACATCTCCTGTTTGTTTTCGGCCTTGTCACACCACATTTGGGCCTCTTGCACCGCCAGCAGTAGGGCTTTGGCTGCCTTGGGGTTCTTGTCTACGTAGCTCGCTCTGAGCGCAAAGGCTTTCTCCGGGTGATTGGCCCAAATCTGTCCGGTGGTGACAGCAGAGTAGCCGATGAGTTGGTTGATGAGTTGCTGGTTCCAGGGCTCCCCGACACAGAAGGCGTCCATAGTCCCGGTCTTCATATTGGCGACCATCTGCGGCGGCGGGATGGTGATGACTTTGAGGTCAGTCTCGGGGTTGATGCCCCCCGCTGCGAGCCAATAGCGCAGCCATGCCCAGTGGGTACCCCCAGGGAAGGTCTCTGCCACAGTAAAAGGCTTGCCCTCACTGCGGGCTTTGTCAGCGGCGGGTTTGAGCTTACTGGTATCCAGTTTTACTCCCAAGCTCTTGTAGGCGTTGGAGACGGAGATGCCCTGACCGTTGACGTTGAGCCGCGCCAAGATATACATCGGGATTTTTTGTTTGCCCTTGGTGATATTGCCGTTACTGAGTAGATAGACCATGGGGGTCAGGATGTGCGCCCCGTCAATACCGCCCCCGTCCGAGCCCAATTCCAAATTGTCACGAGTCCCGCCCCAGGAGGCTTGCTTGAGCACCTCTACGTCCTTCATCCCATATTTCTCGAAGTAGCCCTTTTCTTTGGCGATGACCAAGGGGGCGCAGTCGCTCAAGGCAATAAAACCCAGACGGGCTTTGGTGGTTTCAGGGCTGTCAGCAGCATTGACATAGCCCGGAGCGATCAGGCTCCCCGCCGCTGCCGCCCCGAGGCCCAAGAGTACCTTCCGGCGGGTGGAGGTCTCAAGGGTAGAGCCTGAGGAGGGTTCGATGGGTTCGGGTTGAGTATTCGCCATGGTGGGTATTAAGCGCAAAGGTTGGTAACAAACAGGAAACACGCTGTAACTTAAAGGAAATGTATTTCTCGTTACATAAAGGGTTTGAATTGGGCTATGCGTTATGAAATTGATAACTAACTAGCATCAGCAGAGGCATTTCCCCTGATATGCGTCGCCTGCAATACATTTTTTGGATTTTTCCGCCGTAGTGTGAGGAGGTTAAGCTTTCTTAACCTGAATGAGGAGTGCGTTGTGTTTACGAAGTTCGCTGTGCAAAGAAACGTTTTTTCCTGGATGGGGCTATTTGCTGCGCTAGCCCACCCAGTCCAGGCCTTACCTGATACTTCAGTGCGTCAGTTAGGAGGTGAAGCCCCGGCCCAAGTCGCCCAGGTCTTTTCTGTTTCGGAGCTGACGGATGTGACCTCGGCGGATTGGGCTTTCCTGGCGCTGAAGTCCCTAGTTGAGCGCTATGGCTGTCTGGATGGCTACCCGGATCTGACCTTTCGGGGGCAGCGGGCTCTGACGCGTTACGAATTCGCCAGTGGCTTAAATACTTGTTTACAAAAAATCAACGAGCAGATCACCGCCGGAACCCAGAATCTGGTGACCAAGGATGACCTGAGCACTGCGGGTCGCTTGGAGGAGCAATTTCGGACTGAACTTGCGACCCTCCGTGGACGGACCGACCAGCTAGAGGCAAAGGCTAAAAATTTGGAGGGCAACTTTTTTAGTCGGATCACCAAGTTCACTTCCACCGCCATATTTTCTGTCAACGGTGGGGGGGCTGGGGGCAATATTGTTCCGCTGGCCCAAAATGGTGGGCCGACCCGTGCCGGTACAACCCCTAACACCACGTTTGGTGGGCGTATCCGTTTTAACTTCGATACCCGCTTTAGCAAAGAGACGAATGATCTGCTGAAGATCCGCCTTTCCACCTTCCCCAGCCTGGGTCAGGACACCTCAGCGAGTCTGGGGGCAGGGACGCGCTCGGGGCAGCTTTTCTTTGGCGGGGTAGCGCCTTTGGCGGGGGGGACGGGTTTTGTGACTGATGGACGGCAGGCTGCGACCTTTGACAAAGTCTGGTATGCCTTTAACCCCTTCAAGACCGCTGGTTTCCGGGTCTGGGTCGGCCCGAGGGTCCAGGTTATTGACGTTTTGGACCGCAACCCCTATCTGATTAGCGACGAAAACCGCTTCGTGACGACGCTTAACCTCTTCAACCCGCTGATCTCGGGCTATGCTCACCTCAACACCGCAGCCGGTTTTGACTGGCGGATTGCCGAAAATGTTTCGCTGCGGGCGCTGTATTCTGCGGCAAACGCAGGGGCAGCCAATGGTCTACTGCCGGGAGGCGGGGGGCTCACGGGTGGATTGACCCAGCTTATTGGGGAGCTGGAGTACCGTCCTGCCAAAGAACTGGGGCTCAAGTTCCAGTACACACGAGCCAATGTCCCCCTCAATGCCGGAAATCGCCGCGTCTTTGGCGGTTCGCCGGTCCTGATTGGCTCCAATCCCCTCACCCCCGTCACCGGGACTTTTAGTACTGTAGACGCCTTTGGTTTTAACACCGACTGGTCCATCTCCAGCCAAGTGAAGTTCTTCGGGCGCGTAGCCTTCGCCTCAGACCGGGTGACAGGTGCTGGGCTAGATGGCAATCTGAGCGCGAACACTTGGCTGGTGGGCTTCGAGTTCCCGGACCTCTTGAGCAAGGGCAATCGGGCAGGTATCTCCTTCGGCCAGCCGATTCGGGTAACTGCAACCTCGGGGATCGGTACGCTCCAAGCCGACCCCGGCACCGAAACCGACCTGGAACTCTACTACAACTTCCGCCTAGCCAAGGGCATCGAACTCACCCCAGACCTCCAATTGCTCTTTAACCCCGGCAACAACCCGAACAACAGCGTGATTACCGTGGGGACCTTGCGGACGGTTTTCTCTTTCTAGCGCGTCAAGGCACCGTCAGCACCGGGCAAGCAGCCAGACTGATCACCCGCGTGCTGACGCTTTGGGCTGCCCGGTCTCCGGTCAGGCCCAACCCTCTACAGCCCATGATGATCAATTCCGCCCCGGTTTCCTCGGCTACATCGCAGATGACAAAGGGCGGGTTTCCTTCGCGCTCCATGACCTCAACTGGGATACCCCGGTCCATGAAATAAGCCCCGACCTCTTGGAGCAGGGTTTGGAGAGACTCTGGGGAAGCTGTTTTCCCGGCTCTTTCTCCACGTTCCAGGACTGATAGGACTTCTAGCCGACTGTTAAACTTCTGTACTAAGCGGGCCACCATCGGGATGGCTTTTTGGGATTCAGGGCTCCCATCGACAGCAAATAGAACGGTCTTGAACATAACAGCAACCCCACCGGGCAAGGACTACCTATATTAATTTTATCCCCGGGCGTCCAGGGTACGGATAGGGATCAATTTTGCGTGTTGCTTATTTTCCAGGCTGTGGAATCGTCCCCCAACCTTTGGCGCGTTCGGCAGCTCTGAGGACAAAGGCGGCGAGCTTATCCAATTCCTCTGCGGTGAGAAAATCAGCCCCGCGACAGGTAGAACTCAGCCCTTTCCCATCGTAGGTTTTGGGTGCTTTGATAAAAGCGGTCAGCGCCTCCAAGTTGTCGCGCGGCGGGGTTGCCTGTTTGAGATCCAGGATCGACAGGGAAATCGCCGGGTTTTGGAGGGTATTCCCCCCCACATGGCAGATCTTACAGTTGTTTTCGAAAAGGGCCTTGCCTTCGGTGATCTGCCCTGCTGTAAAAAGTGCAGTCTGACCCTTGGGGCTGACTACAATGTCCACCGGGCGCTGCACGAGTAGGTATTGGAGTACGTAGCGGTCTGGCTTGGTCTGCGTCGGAGCGCTCAAGCTAGCACACCCCGTAACCAAAAGCAGGAGCGCCCCGGCCTGGAGTAATCCTATACGCACCATCAACGTACGTCCTTACCCTTACCCCAAGTCTTGTTGAAGTTGGCTTCTTTGAGAATGTGGGCAGCAATGGCGGTGAGACGTTCCTCAGGGAGGTTATCAAACTTGGGATGGCGGCCCCCATCGTAGAGGTTTTCGGTGCCGTCGTAGCTGAGGGGCTTCTTCATATAAGAGATGAGCGTCTCGATATTGTCCAAAGGCGGAGTCGCGCCCTTGAGTTGTTCTAGAGACAGGTTGATTTCACGCACGTTATAGGTGCCATAGGTCTGGCCGCCAACGTGGCATTTGCTGCACTCGGCTTTAAAAGCGCGAAAGCCCTGTTTCATCTCATCGCGGCTAAATTCCGTAGTCTTCCCCGCCAAGTCTGCTTTTGCCACAAAGGCCGCTGCTTCTGTGGTTGGGGTGCTCGCCTGGGTCTGATCGGAATTGCTC encodes:
- the ntrB gene encoding nitrate ABC transporter permease, which encodes MALKEQLERVGVVLYPVLALLVLVGGWQLLSAMGKTGQIPGPLQVIQDTLPLITDPFFDNGANDKGLGWQLLESLKRVAIGYILAAVVGVSLGILIGSLKPFRLAFDPIIQVLRTVPPLAWLPIALAALNQAEPGAIFVIFVTAVWPIIINTAVGVRETPQDYKNVASVLKLSKTTYFFNILLPAAASYIFTGLRIAVGLAWLAIVAAEMLTGGVGIGFFIWDSYNSSRMSDIILAVLYVGLVGFALDRMVYYLGKLLVASE
- a CDS encoding CmpA/NrtA family ABC transporter substrate-binding protein; translated protein: MANTQPEPIEPSSGSTLETSTRRKVLLGLGAAAAGSLIAPGYVNAADSPETTKARLGFIALSDCAPLVIAKEKGYFEKYGMKDVEVLKQASWGGTRDNLELGSDGGGIDGAHILTPMVYLLSNGNITKGKQKIPMYILARLNVNGQGISVSNAYKSLGVKLDTSKLKPAADKARSEGKPFTVAETFPGGTHWAWLRYWLAAGGINPETDLKVITIPPPQMVANMKTGTMDAFCVGEPWNQQLINQLIGYSAVTTGQIWANHPEKAFALRASYVDKNPKAAKALLLAVQEAQMWCDKAENKQEMSEIVSKRQWINAPVGDIIARYKGIFDFGDGRPIERNSPHVMKFWQGAASYPYKSHDLWFLTEDIRWGVIPQKTDIKKLVEAVNREDLWKDAAKTIGQQAMIPKSTSRGVEKFFDGIKFDPANPEAYLKSVKIKKLA
- a CDS encoding iron uptake porin, coding for MFTKFAVQRNVFSWMGLFAALAHPVQALPDTSVRQLGGEAPAQVAQVFSVSELTDVTSADWAFLALKSLVERYGCLDGYPDLTFRGQRALTRYEFASGLNTCLQKINEQITAGTQNLVTKDDLSTAGRLEEQFRTELATLRGRTDQLEAKAKNLEGNFFSRITKFTSTAIFSVNGGGAGGNIVPLAQNGGPTRAGTTPNTTFGGRIRFNFDTRFSKETNDLLKIRLSTFPSLGQDTSASLGAGTRSGQLFFGGVAPLAGGTGFVTDGRQAATFDKVWYAFNPFKTAGFRVWVGPRVQVIDVLDRNPYLISDENRFVTTLNLFNPLISGYAHLNTAAGFDWRIAENVSLRALYSAANAGAANGLLPGGGGLTGGLTQLIGELEYRPAKELGLKFQYTRANVPLNAGNRRVFGGSPVLIGSNPLTPVTGTFSTVDAFGFNTDWSISSQVKFFGRVAFASDRVTGAGLDGNLSANTWLVGFEFPDLLSKGNRAGISFGQPIRVTATSGIGTLQADPGTETDLELYYNFRLAKGIELTPDLQLLFNPGNNPNNSVITVGTLRTVFSF
- a CDS encoding universal stress protein, which codes for MFKTVLFAVDGSPESQKAIPMVARLVQKFNSRLEVLSVLERGERAGKTASPESLQTLLQEVGAYFMDRGIPVEVMEREGNPPFVICDVAEETGAELIIMGCRGLGLTGDRAAQSVSTRVISLAACPVLTVP
- the psbV2 gene encoding photosystem II cytochrome PsbV2, with translation MVRIGLLQAGALLLLVTGCASLSAPTQTKPDRYVLQYLLVQRPVDIVVSPKGQTALFTAGQITEGKALFENNCKICHVGGNTLQNPAISLSILDLKQATPPRDNLEALTAFIKAPKTYDGKGLSSTCRGADFLTAEELDKLAAFVLRAAERAKGWGTIPQPGK
- a CDS encoding cytochrome c family protein, which produces MLWLACTLGAVALTACSSNSDQTQASTPTTEAAAFVAKADLAGKTTEFSRDEMKQGFRAFKAECSKCHVGGQTYGTYNVREINLSLEQLKGATPPLDNIETLISYMKKPLSYDGTENLYDGGRHPKFDNLPEERLTAIAAHILKEANFNKTWGKGKDVR